Proteins found in one Sorghum bicolor cultivar BTx623 chromosome 1, Sorghum_bicolor_NCBIv3, whole genome shotgun sequence genomic segment:
- the LOC8054158 gene encoding uncharacterized protein LOC8054158 → MGFIMEFAENLILRLMEDPDKRDQVRREHVYKMKERCERTKAAWNLPLRPYGFWTFERFNSQLSWDPQISQAAGRRDPYDDLITRHSGSPPSS, encoded by the coding sequence atgggtTTCATCATGGAGTTCGCGGAGAACCTGATCCTCCGTCTGATGGAGGACCCGGACAAGCGCGACCAGGTTCGGCGGGAGCATGTCTACAAGATGAAGGAGCGGTGCGAGCGCACCAAGGCGGCGTGGAACCTCCCGCTGCGCCCCTACGGCTTCTGGACCTTCGAGCGCTTCAACTCGCAGCTCTCCTGGGACCCGCAGATCAGCCAggccgccggccgccgggaCCCCTACGACGACCTCATCACCCGCCACTCCGGCTCCCCGCCGTCTTCCTAA